A genome region from Rhinopithecus roxellana isolate Shanxi Qingling chromosome 10, ASM756505v1, whole genome shotgun sequence includes the following:
- the LYZ gene encoding lysozyme C, which yields MKALIILGLVLLSVTVQGKIFERCELARTLKKLGLDGYKGVSLANWVCLAKWESDYNTEATNYNPGDQSTDYGIFQINSRYWCNNGKTPGAVDACHISCSALLQNDIADAVACAKRVVSDPQGIRAWVAWRNHCQNRDVSQYVKGCGV from the exons ATGAAGGCTCTCATTATTCTGGGGCTTGTCCTCCTTTCTGTCACGGTCCAGGGCAAGATCTTTGAAAGGTGTGAGTTGGCCAGAACTCTGAAAAAATTGGGACTGGATGGCTACAAGGGAGTCAGCCTAGCAAACT GGGTGTGTTTGGCCAAATGGGAGAGTGATTATAACACAGAAGCTACAAACTACAATCCTGGAGACCAAAGCACTGATTATGGGATATTTCAGATCAATAGCCGCTACTGGTGTAATAATGGCAAAACCCCAGGAGCAGTTGATGCCTGTCATATATCCTGCAGTG CTTTGCTGCAAAATGACATCGCTGATGCTGTAGCTTGTGCAAAGAGGGTTGTCAGTGATCCACAAGGCATTCGAGCATG GGTGGCATGGAGAAACCACTGTCAAAACAGAGATGTCAGTCAGTACGTTAAAGGTTGTGGAGTGTAA